Below is a genomic region from Deltaproteobacteria bacterium.
TTTTTTCATTTCTTTTTCAGCAGCACTAGGTTCTAAATTTTCTGTTCCTAACAGGAGGTAGGCTTTGCGTATCGAGAGAACCCATTCTTTTAATCCTTCCGGATTTTCTGAAAACCAATGGTCAGGGCCTTCAAGCTGCTGATTTAAGGTGAAATGTTTTTCAAAGACACAGGTGTTATAAGCAGTGGCTATCGAAGCAGCAAGGGGGCCTTGGGTGTGATCCGAAAAGCCTAGTAAAACGGAGGGATATAATTTGCGAAGTGGCACCAGTTTTTTTAAATTTACCGATGCAGGAGGCGTAGGATATTCGGAGGTACACAAAAGTAAAATGAGAGGATAGTTTTCGAAGAGATTTAAGCTCTGATGAATTTCTTCTTCATCGGCCATACCGCAAGATAAAATAATCGGAAGCTTGGTCTTTTTATACTCCTTCAAAAGCGGCAAATTATTAAAATCATCCGATCCTACCTTGATGGCAGGAATCCCTACTTCTAACAACAATTCCAGATCTGAAATGTTTTGTGGGGTGGATAAAAATAAAATTCCGACTTCATCGCATTTCTTTTTGATTTTGAACCACTCTTCTCGAGAAAACTCATACCTCTTGAACATCTCAATCATTGATTCTGTAATTT
It encodes:
- a CDS encoding N-acetylneuraminate synthase family protein, which translates into the protein MNTPIKTINLAGVEIGEKPFLIAEAGINHNGELNTAFKMIEVAKESGVDAVKFQTFKAEEFVANHTQTFTYKSQGKQITESMIEMFKRYEFSREEWFKIKKKCDEVGILFLSTPQNISDLELLLEVGIPAIKVGSDDFNNLPLLKEYKKTKLPIILSCGMADEEEIHQSLNLFENYPLILLLCTSEYPTPPASVNLKKLVPLRKLYPSVLLGFSDHTQGPLAASIATAYNTCVFEKHFTLNQQLEGPDHWFSENPEGLKEWVLSIRKAYLLLGTENLEPSAAEKEMKKIARRSIVSLRKILKDELFSLENIGLKRPGTGLPPGLYEKVIGKKAARNIEKNALIQESDFKNGTESL